One stretch of Streptomyces sp. NBC_00443 DNA includes these proteins:
- a CDS encoding N(5)-(carboxyethyl)ornithine synthase → MQQLTLGIMSQTRKENEHRLPVHPAHFDRIDASLRERIYLQENYGEHFGVPDSQLAPLVAGFRTREELIADCDVILLAKPLHEDLAELREGQVLWGWPHCVQDERLTQTAIDRRLTLIAFEAMNHWTRSGAFNLHVFHKNNELAGYSSVLHAMQLTGVTGDYGRRQRAVVIGFGATARGAVTALSGLGVHDVDVLTARGVTAVSSPIHSARMVHFDHDKADDTLDPRRSVALTEDGPLPLAEFLAGHNIIVNCVLQDTDAPLMFLIDEDLPKLAPGTLVIDVSCDEGMGFDWARPTTFTDPMFTIGDHVRYYGVDHSPSYLWNSATWENSEALLPYLDVVLQGPDGWDADDTIRRAIEIRRGVVQNPKVLAFQHRTAKYPHAHEETRAASRP, encoded by the coding sequence TTGCAGCAGCTCACGCTCGGAATCATGTCGCAGACCCGCAAGGAAAACGAGCATCGTCTGCCCGTTCACCCCGCTCATTTCGACCGCATCGACGCCAGTCTCCGCGAGCGCATCTACCTCCAGGAAAACTACGGAGAGCATTTCGGCGTCCCAGACAGCCAGCTCGCCCCGCTCGTCGCGGGCTTTCGCACGCGCGAGGAACTCATCGCCGACTGCGATGTCATCCTGCTGGCCAAACCACTCCACGAAGACCTGGCGGAACTGCGCGAGGGTCAGGTCCTGTGGGGCTGGCCGCACTGTGTCCAGGACGAGAGGCTCACCCAGACCGCCATCGACCGGCGGCTGACTTTGATCGCCTTCGAAGCGATGAACCACTGGACCCGCAGCGGCGCCTTCAACCTGCACGTCTTCCACAAGAACAACGAGCTGGCCGGGTACTCCTCGGTCCTGCATGCCATGCAGCTGACCGGCGTGACAGGCGACTACGGGCGGCGGCAGCGTGCCGTCGTGATCGGCTTCGGCGCGACCGCCCGCGGCGCGGTGACCGCGCTCAGCGGCCTGGGCGTGCACGACGTCGACGTGCTCACCGCGCGTGGCGTCACCGCCGTCAGCTCTCCCATCCACTCCGCGCGGATGGTCCACTTCGACCACGACAAAGCCGACGACACCCTCGACCCGCGACGCAGTGTCGCCCTCACCGAGGACGGCCCGCTGCCGCTGGCCGAGTTCCTCGCCGGGCACAACATCATCGTCAACTGCGTGCTGCAGGACACCGATGCGCCGCTGATGTTCCTGATAGACGAGGACCTGCCCAAGCTGGCTCCCGGCACCCTGGTCATCGACGTCTCCTGCGACGAGGGCATGGGCTTCGACTGGGCCCGGCCCACCACCTTCACCGACCCGATGTTCACCATCGGCGACCACGTCAGGTACTACGGAGTGGATCACAGCCCCTCCTACCTGTGGAACTCCGCGACCTGGGAGAACAGCGAGGCCCTCCTGCCGTACCTGGACGTCGTGCTCCAGGGCCCCGACGGCTGGGACGCCGACGACACGATCCGGCGCGCCATCGAGATCCGCCGTGGCGTCGTCCAAAACCCCAAGGTGCTCGCCTTCCAGCACCGCACCGCAAAGTACCCGCACGCCCATGAGGAGACCCGGGCGGCGTCGCGGCCGTAG
- a CDS encoding B12-binding domain-containing radical SAM protein, whose amino-acid sequence MPTQKRLALSFAGEGQVSVRSSTRHARVTLGRPLINSDVNSPFFVPLGLLCIASPLMAHGHPAVVVDLEYEHRIGAFEPSDADWLDQTCARFLADDPDILGLTCLADTLPACLLIGREVKRLRPDVTLVLGGPGTFGVFPDALPRFADCVDFVCRGEGELAITALADAIADGADPAGVHGFWSCKNGQAVSSGPQPTTNLNLVPMPAYDAVPMGDYIRLSTPHIFDVHIGSGCTYSCKFCMTSTFWDRDFRIKDPAVILDELRFLHRTYGVTQFNFLHDNFANKRTYLDEFVSYFSEHNDMFEWGCAVRPDNVNPSLLRRMADAGCFNIFCGTDAGSEKILKAMLKMPSTKRTYEFFRSAHEVGIQFETNTIVGYPDESADDLEKALEVVFDAIAYGAVNSDLSVLQPLPGAEITDEYRAELEPLESGLDAMGTFLPSDVRALIKDDLATFTGFSFIRSGNRDYDYYQDVLRLSRYFTRRYYHLLRFLKQGAGHTYVEFIDGLLERAAMPIEEALAEILAHMEGVHAQAAGALFAYDSMLAEFRGDEVEEELVNVYRRPATVEEKPHFLIADFDVDVVTMISDPREITWKPELSRPTVVVVYRASEAEVSTLRLTPAQAKVFKALMPRGREEREALLANIAPGRLREVATAVAGLCGQIDASPDAPGRTPPVADSPLVTT is encoded by the coding sequence ATGCCGACTCAGAAGCGACTGGCCCTCTCGTTTGCTGGGGAGGGCCAGGTGTCGGTTCGATCGTCCACGCGGCATGCTCGCGTGACGCTCGGCCGGCCCCTGATCAATTCCGATGTCAATTCTCCGTTCTTCGTTCCTCTCGGACTGCTCTGCATTGCCTCACCACTGATGGCGCACGGTCATCCCGCCGTTGTCGTCGACCTGGAGTACGAGCACCGGATCGGTGCCTTCGAGCCCAGTGATGCTGACTGGCTCGACCAGACCTGCGCTCGCTTCCTCGCCGACGATCCCGACATTCTCGGCCTCACGTGTCTCGCGGACACCCTCCCGGCATGCCTTCTCATCGGGCGTGAGGTCAAGCGGCTCCGGCCCGATGTCACGCTGGTTCTCGGTGGACCCGGGACGTTCGGTGTCTTCCCCGATGCCCTCCCGCGCTTCGCCGACTGCGTCGACTTCGTGTGCCGCGGCGAGGGAGAGCTCGCGATCACCGCCCTCGCGGATGCCATTGCCGACGGGGCCGATCCCGCCGGGGTACACGGCTTCTGGTCGTGCAAGAACGGCCAGGCCGTGTCCAGCGGGCCCCAGCCGACCACGAACCTGAACCTCGTGCCGATGCCCGCGTATGACGCCGTCCCGATGGGCGACTACATCCGGCTGTCGACCCCGCACATCTTCGACGTACACATCGGCTCCGGGTGCACCTACTCGTGCAAGTTCTGCATGACGTCGACGTTCTGGGACCGCGACTTCCGGATCAAGGATCCCGCGGTCATCCTCGATGAGCTTCGCTTCCTGCACCGCACGTACGGGGTGACCCAGTTCAACTTCCTGCACGACAACTTCGCCAACAAGCGCACGTATCTTGACGAGTTCGTGTCCTACTTCTCCGAGCACAACGACATGTTCGAGTGGGGCTGCGCGGTCCGACCGGACAATGTCAACCCGTCCCTTCTGCGGCGCATGGCCGACGCGGGATGCTTCAACATCTTCTGCGGCACGGACGCGGGGTCGGAGAAGATCCTCAAAGCCATGCTGAAGATGCCCTCGACGAAGCGGACCTACGAGTTCTTCCGGTCCGCCCACGAAGTCGGCATCCAGTTCGAGACGAACACGATCGTGGGATACCCGGACGAAAGCGCCGACGACCTCGAGAAGGCGCTGGAGGTCGTCTTCGACGCGATCGCCTACGGTGCCGTCAACAGTGACCTCAGTGTGCTCCAGCCGCTTCCCGGCGCTGAGATCACGGATGAGTACCGGGCTGAACTCGAACCGCTCGAAAGCGGACTCGACGCCATGGGCACCTTCCTCCCGTCGGACGTCCGCGCGCTCATCAAGGACGATCTGGCGACCTTCACCGGATTCAGCTTCATTCGCAGCGGGAATCGGGACTACGACTACTACCAGGACGTGTTGCGCCTTTCGCGGTACTTCACGCGCCGCTATTACCACCTGCTGCGATTCCTCAAGCAGGGTGCGGGACACACGTACGTTGAATTCATCGACGGACTTCTCGAACGGGCTGCAATGCCCATCGAGGAAGCGCTCGCTGAGATTCTGGCGCACATGGAGGGCGTGCATGCGCAGGCCGCCGGGGCGCTGTTCGCATACGACTCGATGCTTGCGGAGTTCCGGGGGGACGAGGTCGAGGAAGAGCTCGTCAACGTATACCGGCGGCCCGCCACCGTGGAGGAAAAGCCGCATTTCCTGATCGCGGACTTCGATGTCGACGTCGTCACGATGATTTCCGACCCGCGCGAAATCACCTGGAAGCCGGAGCTGAGCCGTCCGACGGTCGTGGTCGTGTATCGCGCAAGTGAGGCAGAGGTGTCGACTCTCCGCCTGACGCCGGCGCAGGCCAAGGTGTTCAAGGCCCTCATGCCGCGCGGGCGGGAAGAACGCGAAGCTCTCCTCGCGAACATCGCCCCTGGGCGGCTGCGCGAGGTCGCGACGGCGGTGGCAGGGCTGTGTGGGCAGATCGACGCCTCGCCGGATGCCCCCGGACGGACTCCTCCGGTGGCCGACAGCCCCCTCGTGACCACGTGA
- a CDS encoding MFS transporter: MTTTEALDGSAAVDDAARSVARPFYVYAVLANSLFQRGVFVLFLYERGFSAGQVALLQTLIYLVSGLAELPTGVIADRIGRRASIVIGQVLIAGCLLGQVTSSNYWVFLALFMGQGVGMACVSGSDTALLYDLLVRRGATAGYVKIKSRFTMLGTVTSGVAIVLGGQLQQFSWGIVYLGSASCLVLAVVVLMSRVPEIRGADAVDEQDGAEKHRDATAWRAMLRVATPALVTLVVVSGLMHATLTPYIIFTQKTLSDQGAGTALVSVVISAGFFVGGLVPLLSDRANRRIGYRIVIPVSLVTLAVALGLSGLGLVWVTIAAFLVLVGIPEITAVLVDNVLNEAVPSRHRASLLSMIAFVESVLIGTGYLVLGTLMDGLGSSVGMATYAAVPLLACLLWLPVLFRGARVTTEIEKPADQKAS, translated from the coding sequence ATGACCACCACGGAGGCCCTTGACGGGTCGGCTGCAGTCGACGATGCAGCACGAAGCGTCGCGCGCCCGTTCTACGTCTATGCCGTGCTCGCCAACTCGCTGTTCCAGCGCGGCGTATTCGTCCTCTTCCTTTATGAGCGAGGCTTCTCCGCCGGGCAAGTGGCCCTCCTTCAGACTCTGATCTACCTGGTCAGCGGACTTGCGGAGTTGCCGACGGGAGTCATCGCTGACCGGATCGGCAGGCGTGCCAGTATCGTGATCGGCCAGGTGCTGATAGCTGGATGCCTGCTCGGTCAGGTGACGTCCTCCAACTACTGGGTATTCCTGGCGCTGTTCATGGGCCAGGGCGTGGGCATGGCATGTGTATCCGGTTCGGACACCGCCCTGCTGTACGACCTGCTCGTGCGTCGTGGTGCGACGGCCGGATACGTCAAGATCAAGTCCCGGTTCACCATGCTCGGGACGGTCACCTCGGGAGTCGCCATCGTCCTCGGCGGCCAACTGCAGCAGTTCTCCTGGGGAATCGTCTACCTCGGTTCGGCGTCGTGCCTTGTCCTGGCCGTGGTGGTGCTGATGTCACGGGTGCCCGAGATCCGCGGCGCAGACGCGGTGGACGAGCAGGACGGAGCCGAGAAGCACCGCGACGCCACGGCATGGCGGGCGATGCTTCGGGTCGCCACGCCGGCGCTCGTGACGCTTGTCGTGGTGTCCGGATTGATGCACGCGACTCTGACGCCGTACATCATTTTTACGCAGAAGACCCTCTCCGATCAGGGAGCGGGCACCGCATTGGTGAGCGTGGTCATATCGGCGGGATTCTTCGTCGGCGGACTTGTTCCCTTGCTGTCGGACCGCGCGAACCGGCGCATCGGGTATCGGATCGTCATCCCGGTGTCACTCGTGACGCTCGCCGTGGCACTCGGCCTGAGCGGCCTCGGCCTTGTCTGGGTCACCATCGCCGCGTTCCTGGTCCTGGTCGGAATTCCCGAGATCACCGCGGTGCTCGTGGACAACGTGCTCAACGAGGCAGTGCCGTCGCGCCACCGGGCGAGCCTGCTGTCGATGATCGCATTCGTGGAGTCGGTGCTCATCGGCACCGGCTATCTCGTCCTCGGCACGCTCATGGACGGGTTGGGCTCCAGCGTGGGCATGGCCACCTACGCCGCGGTCCCCCTGTTGGCATGTCTCCTGTGGCTCCCGGTGCTCTTCCGAGGCGCGCGGGTGACCACCGAGATCGAGAAGCCCGCCGACCAAAAGGCATCCTGA
- a CDS encoding ThiF family adenylyltransferase, with the protein MADGSDRYVLSPAATWSRDGDELRVFSDEVLLVRRCPESMFAWLKAVSDEPAGLPAPSGSKVDAIVRTLLRRRLVVAPFDRSWHSSAWRNQVEYFAALGLDAGAAQDRLRAAHVTVLGVGGIGGAVLAEIVGAGVGGLTLVDGDRVALENLNRQYLYRRCDVGRAKVDVAREWVRERLPEAEPTAVMETITTSDALVPYLREDGFLVVAADRPASLPELCAQACLERGASMITGGCGLRVGSSGPLIRPADVPAFIASRQQAKATAGAAVTPMAASFGPVNTLVGATMGRDLIFGMLGVSARTTSHRVELLGTAWT; encoded by the coding sequence ATGGCTGACGGAAGCGACCGCTACGTTCTCTCGCCCGCGGCGACCTGGTCCCGCGACGGCGACGAGCTGCGCGTTTTCTCCGACGAGGTACTGCTGGTCCGACGCTGCCCTGAATCGATGTTCGCATGGCTCAAAGCGGTCTCCGACGAGCCGGCCGGCCTCCCAGCGCCGAGCGGAAGCAAAGTGGACGCCATCGTGCGTACGCTTCTTCGGCGTCGCCTCGTAGTCGCACCGTTCGACCGTTCGTGGCACTCGTCCGCCTGGAGGAACCAGGTCGAGTACTTCGCGGCCTTGGGTCTTGATGCCGGCGCGGCACAGGATCGGCTGCGCGCTGCGCACGTGACCGTTCTCGGCGTCGGCGGCATCGGCGGCGCGGTGCTGGCTGAGATCGTGGGTGCGGGCGTGGGCGGGCTCACGCTCGTGGACGGCGACCGGGTCGCGCTGGAGAACCTGAACCGCCAATACCTCTACCGGCGTTGTGACGTCGGACGGGCAAAGGTCGATGTGGCCCGCGAGTGGGTGCGTGAGCGCCTCCCTGAAGCGGAGCCGACCGCTGTCATGGAAACCATCACGACCAGCGACGCGTTGGTGCCGTACCTGCGCGAAGATGGGTTCCTCGTTGTCGCGGCCGACCGTCCTGCATCACTGCCGGAACTGTGCGCTCAAGCCTGTCTTGAGCGCGGAGCGTCGATGATCACGGGAGGCTGCGGCCTCCGAGTAGGGTCGAGTGGCCCGCTGATCCGGCCCGCCGATGTCCCGGCCTTCATCGCGTCACGCCAACAGGCAAAGGCCACGGCCGGAGCCGCGGTCACACCGATGGCGGCCTCGTTCGGCCCGGTCAATACGCTGGTGGGCGCGACGATGGGCCGTGATCTCATCTTCGGCATGCTCGGTGTGAGCGCCCGAACGACTTCGCATCGCGTCGAGCTGCTGGGGACGGCTTGGACCTGA
- a CDS encoding cytochrome P450 has translation MTRHAEQCALLSDRRVSADWMQPGYPFHSQFLRDHHEEGQFLTAMEGPEHLRLRRMIARPFTPRKVEQLRPTVQQVVDDHIDALLAGPKPADFVADFALPIPSITICHVLGVPYEDHDFFQHAIRTMTGSDVPDDVVNKSQHELYHYLAKLIGRKLAAPEDDLLSQLATERLATGQLNRHQLVMLVLFLLISGHETTASMIALGTLALLQHPDQITVLKDSDGPEVAAAVDELLRYLTTVQPGRRRVAVEDIEIAGQVIRAGEGLILPEEIGNRDESAFPDAGELDLRRDASQQLAFGHGVHKCTGQPLARLELQVVFAALFRRIPTLALAADLGDLPFMDDGLGYGVKKMPVSW, from the coding sequence GTGACGAGGCATGCGGAGCAGTGCGCGCTCCTGTCGGACCGCCGGGTCAGCGCGGACTGGATGCAGCCGGGCTACCCGTTCCACAGTCAGTTTCTGCGGGACCACCATGAAGAAGGCCAGTTCCTGACCGCCATGGAAGGCCCCGAGCATCTCCGGCTGCGCCGGATGATCGCCCGGCCGTTCACCCCCCGCAAGGTCGAGCAACTGCGGCCCACAGTCCAGCAAGTCGTCGACGACCACATCGATGCTCTGCTGGCCGGCCCGAAGCCGGCGGATTTCGTGGCGGATTTCGCCCTGCCGATTCCGTCCATCACCATCTGCCACGTGCTCGGTGTCCCTTACGAGGACCACGACTTCTTCCAGCACGCCATCAGGACAATGACCGGCAGCGACGTCCCGGACGACGTCGTGAACAAGTCCCAGCACGAGCTGTATCACTACCTGGCGAAGCTGATCGGCCGCAAGCTCGCTGCCCCCGAAGACGACCTGCTGTCCCAGCTGGCCACCGAACGGCTGGCCACCGGCCAGCTGAACCGGCATCAGCTGGTGATGCTGGTCCTGTTCCTGCTGATCTCGGGGCACGAGACCACAGCCAGCATGATTGCGCTGGGCACGCTGGCCCTGCTGCAACATCCCGACCAGATCACTGTCCTGAAGGACTCCGACGGACCCGAGGTCGCCGCGGCCGTCGACGAACTGCTGCGGTACCTGACCACCGTCCAGCCCGGCCGTCGCCGCGTGGCCGTGGAGGACATCGAGATCGCCGGGCAGGTGATCCGCGCCGGCGAGGGTCTGATCCTCCCGGAGGAGATCGGCAACCGCGACGAAAGCGCGTTCCCCGATGCCGGGGAGCTGGACCTACGCCGCGATGCCAGCCAGCAGCTCGCCTTCGGGCACGGTGTGCACAAGTGCACCGGCCAACCGCTGGCCCGCCTGGAGCTCCAGGTCGTGTTCGCCGCCTTGTTCCGGCGCATTCCGACACTGGCCCTGGCCGCCGACCTCGGCGACCTCCCGTTCATGGACGACGGGCTCGGATACGGCGTCAAGAAGATGCCCGTGAGCTGGTAA